The Xiphias gladius isolate SHS-SW01 ecotype Sanya breed wild chromosome 7, ASM1685928v1, whole genome shotgun sequence genome window below encodes:
- the fbxo36a gene encoding F-box only protein 36a: protein MASLLGEQLFQISGQGPPPPKDFFQLVIAKNEVIWRSWKISLRFDSRGTPPKELRTSHQDFLHQKMLQQQLGAVFGQRILEYTISLCQGKFDYLERLPDEIMLQIMSYLQLKETTLLAQVSHRFRKLCNSERFWEHSVRNRCAGFTSDMEGVANAMGWRKTFFTLFHTSSSKWQQ from the exons ATGGCGTCCTTGCTCGGGGAGCAACTATTTCAAATTAGTGGTCAAGGTCCACCACCTCCAAAAGATTTTTTCCAACTTGTTATTGCCAAAAATGAG GTAATATGGAGATCATGGAAGATTTCTTTGCGGTTTGATAGCCGGGGCACTCCACCCAAAGAGCTGAGGACATCCCATCAGGATTTCCTACATCAGAAAATGCTACAAC AACAACTTGGTGCTGTTTTTGGGCAGAGGATCCTGGAATACACAATATCGCTTTGTCAAGGAAAGTTTGATTACCTGGAGCGATTACCTGATGAAATTATGCTCCAAATCATGTCCTACCTACAGCTGAAAGAGACAACACTTCTGGCACAGGTTTCACATAGGTTCAGAAAG CTCTGCAATTCAGAGAGGTTTTGGGAGCACAGTGTGAGGAATCGCTGTGCTGGATTTACCAGTGACATGGAGGGCGTAGCCAATGCCATGGGCTGGAGGAAGACATTTTTTACCTTGTTCCACACCAGTAGCAGTAAGTGGCAGCAGTGA